From a region of the Fischerella sp. JS2 genome:
- a CDS encoding MBL fold metallo-hydrolase, whose protein sequence is MQLTYLDSNSWLIEIGEQRILLDPWLVDTLTFGNQDWFFKGYRTQDHPIPENIDLILLSQGLEDHAHPPTLKQLDHNIPVVASPNAAKVVQQLGYTQITVLTHGETFTLNTSVEIKAFPGSPIGPTLVENGYLLKELASNLTIYYEPHGYHSPSLKASAPIDVVITPLVDLTLPIVGPFIRGGKNALELAQWLQPQVMLPTAAGGDVKFIGFLTKFLQTKGSIEEFRSLLAKNNLSTQVIEPKSGDRIELQLQKKGVEV, encoded by the coding sequence ATGCAATTAACATACTTAGACAGTAACAGCTGGCTGATCGAAATTGGAGAACAACGGATACTACTTGATCCTTGGCTAGTAGATACATTAACTTTCGGTAATCAAGATTGGTTTTTTAAAGGTTATCGAACTCAAGATCATCCCATCCCAGAAAACATAGACCTAATCTTGCTGTCTCAGGGGTTAGAAGATCATGCCCATCCCCCAACACTGAAGCAACTTGATCATAATATTCCAGTGGTAGCTTCTCCTAACGCTGCCAAGGTAGTACAGCAGCTAGGTTACACCCAAATTACAGTACTGACTCATGGGGAAACCTTTACTTTAAATACAAGTGTAGAAATTAAAGCATTTCCTGGTTCACCCATCGGCCCCACTTTGGTAGAAAATGGTTATCTCCTCAAAGAATTAGCAAGCAACTTGACTATTTACTACGAACCACACGGATATCATTCCCCGTCGCTGAAAGCATCAGCCCCCATTGATGTTGTTATTACTCCACTTGTTGATTTGACTTTGCCCATAGTTGGGCCATTTATCAGGGGTGGTAAAAACGCTTTAGAATTAGCCCAGTGGTTGCAACCTCAAGTTATGCTACCCACAGCAGCTGGAGGTGATGTAAAGTTTATAGGATTCCTAACAAAATTCTTGCAAACCAAGGGAAGTATTGAAGAATTTCGTTCTTTACTGGCAAAAAACAATCTTTCCACCCAGGTAATAGAACCCAAATCAGGCGATCGCATAGAGTTGCAGTTACAGAAAAAGGGTGTAGAGGTGTAA